A genomic region of Dunckerocampus dactyliophorus isolate RoL2022-P2 chromosome 10, RoL_Ddac_1.1, whole genome shotgun sequence contains the following coding sequences:
- the si:ch211-121a2.4 gene encoding transmembrane protein 205 isoform X3 codes for MAADQEPSFTVKLTQLLLLSTYWGMQIWVTFISSFVMDNHLNRHTYGFIQSRLVPFYLHLGSACAFFNLTIYAIYHPSDMLDDREAFQIFIFFVSVTIAAINAQWFGQMTSEIMADMHLVEQACGLGQDIGLSSNREAYAKLCETDAKYRHLSGRLWLYRLLSALCNICCIACNFYSLSYMAENLRAL; via the exons ATGGCCGCCGACCAGGAGCCTTCATTCACCGTCAAGCTGAcccagctgctgctgctctccACATACTGGGGGATGCAGATTTGGGTCACCTTCATTTCAA GCTTTGTGATGGACAACCACCTGAACAGACACACGTACGGCTTCATTCAGAGCCGCCTGGTTCCCTTCTACCTACACCTGGGCTCCGCTTGCGCCTTCTTCAACCTCACCATCTATGCCATCTATCATCCCAGCGACATGCTAGACGACAGAGAGGCCTTCCAG ATCTTCATCTTCTTCGTGTCGGTCACCATCGCGGCCATCAACGCCCAGTGGTTCGGCCAGATGACGTCGGAGATCATGGCCGACATGCACCTTGTCGAGCAGGCGTGCGGACTGGGCCAGGACATCGGCCTATCGTCCAATCGCGAGGCGTACGCCAAGCTGTGCGAGACGGACGCCAAGTACCGCCACCTGAGCGGGCGCCTGTGGCTCTACAGGCTGCTGTCGGCGCTCTGCAACATCTGCTGCATCGCCTGCAACTTCTACAGCCTCAGCTACATGGCCGAGAACCTCAGGGCGCTGTGA